In Clupea harengus chromosome 23, Ch_v2.0.2, whole genome shotgun sequence, the sequence GTCTGTACAGCAGGGCCTTCATAGTGGACGATGGGAGCAAGCGAGTTGTGTTTGTCACTGCTGACATTGGTATGGCCTCCCAAAGGCTGAGACTAGAGGTAGGTCGAGTTTGGTGTGAAGACCTCGGAGTAACAAGGAAATGTTCCTCAGGCATAATTCCTTATCTTATTCCCTCCCTGATTAGCAGCTCATACTCAGAATATTGATATGATGGAATAATGTgaaagttcattttttttattttttttttaaatacagaggCAGTGCTCACAatcattttgtttgcatttgacAGTTTGCACTGTTTATTCGATCCATTTTACATGCGATCTGgacattttaaaatgacagAAATGTTCAGTACACTTTCAATGGCCTTTGTTACAGATTCTTTACGTATTTGATTCATTATATAAGCATCTCACATAGAGCAATCTGCCGTAGGTTCTAAAAGCACTCCAGGTGAAATACGGAGACTTGTACAGACAAGACAACGTGGTTCtgagcggcacacacacacactctggcctgGGCGGATACTTCCAGTATACCCTCTTCATGATCTCAAGCAAAGGCTACATCAAGTCTTCCATCCAGCCCATCGTCAACGGGATTGTCAAGGTTTCCATCTCAACTTTTCTTCTACACATCAGGGGACTCAAACAATGCAATCATTGTTGCAGAGTGAACGTGACAATAAACATGACAGTCGCTTTCTTATGtataatattatttatataatttatttaatgGTGACAACAATTAAAAGGTGTACATAGTAGCAATACAGAATAACTTTTGATGAGGTGGTCCGAACAAGATAACAGATCCAAATGGAACACGAGTCGAGTAGTTTATTAATTTGGAAACTAAAGAGAGATAATTAGTGCTGAAGATAGAATTGAACTCAGGTCTATTTGTAATCGCTGGACAATTAAAAGCGAACAACAATGAGAGGAAAAAATGCTTAACAAGATTAACAACAGGATGCAATAACGCAGATGAATGTTTAACCTCTCGAAACAGAGCATTGAAAAAGCCCACAAGAGTCTGAGGCCGGGCCGTATCTTCCTCAGCCGAGGCGAGCTGGAGGACAGCAGTCTGAACCGAAGCCCCCACTCCTACATGAACAACCCAGAGGAGGAGCGCCGGAGGTAGGCAGTCCTGCCAGGGCCATTAGAGGCACTCGGGATGGGCTTTATGGGGGAGAATAGGGTTTTATAATGGCCttgcaaatgtattttattgttGCATTTTATTGTGATTGTACTCGTGGTTGAAAtctcccccctacacacacacacgcacacgcacacacacacactctcacactcacacacacactttcaccaccCCCCTTTGATTTCAGACACAAAAATGAGCAATGCCAACCGCTATGCATTATTGTCTGGAAACACCAAATCGAAAACCCATTTGAGTTGTTTCATTGTTGAGGATCACTCTTGACCTCTTGTGTGGGAAATGGTCTTTAGGTGAAAATGAAGAATACTGAAGAGTATCACTTCTTGTAACAGGTACAAATCCAACACTGACAAGCAGGTGTCGATGCTGAAGTTCACGGACATGGATGGGGACGGCATGGGGACGCTCAGGTATGGGTTTGTTGCAGGTTTAGCGTCATGTCTGCCACCACTATAAGAGCTCTTTAAGAGGTCATGATAGGCCAAGAGTTCAAGACTGTGGGAAACAGGACATGCCTTTTGCTTGCAGCTGGTTCGCTGTTCACCCTGTCAGTATGAACTACACCAATCGCATGGTTAGCGGAGACAACATGGGCTACGCCTCCTACCTGTTTGAGCAGGAGAAGAATATCAACGCACTTCCTGGTGAGGTGAGGTTTCCTGTCCCCATCTCTAGATCCTAAAATGTCTATGAATAAATTACAACTTGACATTTAAATAGCATTTAACATATTATAATATTGAATTCAGTATTTATGTATACATTTTATACAACACAATGGTAGTGATATATCTGTTGCCATTTAGAGGGATACTTTATTGGCCAGTGATAAACCACAACACAATGAGTGTGTTGTGGTTTATCACTGTTATGGCCAATACCTCCTTGGTTTTGGATCATGATATTGATGTTTCTAACTCCATGTTGTAGAAAGTAAGTATCAGAAGCACAACAGATTTACAAGCATTACCCTCTGGAATCATCACCATGTAATGGAGCACTTTGAACCAGCAGGGGCAATCGATAGGACTAATCTAATATTTCCCCAGCTGAAATGCCCTTGAATTTTTCATACATTTAAGTGGCCTGTATAACTGGATCACACTAAATGCACTGCACTGTTGTGTAAGTCGACTGCAAGTTGTAATGTGTCAGTCACTTGGGAGCTAAACACTGGGTTTGGTCTAACATCCTTTCACTAATGACTGTACTGCTGAGAATATGAGGATTGGAATtggcacacagagaaaaagaggacgATTAAGATGAAGAAAAACAGGCTAGGGtgtggctcagagagagagagagtgagagggagcgagaaagagcgagagagagagaaagagagagagtgtgtgttgctgaagATGGATAGTTGGTGGAAAGAGATATAAAAATATCCCAAAGCTTTTGTGAAAACCAATCCCTCCTCCCTAAATCTTTTTCAGACAGACGTTGGTTGTACTTAAAATTAGGGGCAGAGATCCCACATAGATTTGAAGGAAGAAGGAATTGTGTTGATTTTTTAAGGGTGAGAAAATGGAAGAGAGAATATGAAGAAAATGCTCCGTAACTATAATGTGAAACCAAAATCCTAATCTTCAAATCTCCTGTTCCTTGCATTACAGGAATTAAACTTTGCTGCCTTTCTGgcatttgatttgttttcacAGTGATTAAGAAAAGGGCCATTATGAAACACGCAATATTTTTGCAAGAGACTTTCAACTTAGTTACATCATCCTTTTATAACAACTTGAGCTCCAAAGGCATTCAGACCTTGAGCATCATTCCAGCTGTGGTCTTGTACTGCTACATGTGCTACGCATCGGATAGTTGATACTTATAGATACTCAGATTAACCTATATGTCCAGTACCGTAGTCTACCATTTGATAACAGATGTGTTATTCATGACCTGTTGTCTTCCAGGGCTCATTCGTGGCAGCGTTTGCCTCCAGTAACCTTGGCGACGTGACCCCGAACATCATGGGACCCTACTGTTTGAACACAGGGGAGAAGTGTGACTACCTCAACAGCTCCTGTCCCATTGGTGGGGTGGGTcaccattttacattttattacacAGATTTTAGTACACCACTTGATCAAACTTTAATATTTGACACCCTGTCACACTTTTTTTGGATGGTCCCCGATACACTGTCTACAGATGCTAAGATTATGAACAAActgtctgttgaaactctgttaactacaatttattGTTgaggttaggggttgggttaaGGTGATGCTCAGTGAACAATTTGAAAGATTGAACTTGCATTTTAGCAAACCatccatccaaataaagtgttacctgaAACCCTGTTTGTTCTACCTATGCTCAGCCTACTCAAACATTACTGGAACTGGTGAAGCTGCAGCCAAGAGTGGCCAAATATTATAAAAATGAACCCTTTTGGTTACCTTATCGTTTCTTTCTACATTTTGCTACAGCACACATGGAACCTTCCTTCATACTTTGTATTGCTGCTGTAGACATCCATTATAGATCAACACTATAAaatgcttttattttatttcatttcattcttcatttcatttttatcttTGTTCTAATAAATGATTCCGATGAATAATTGAAATCATTTGTGTTTACTGTTGCATAGACAAGAATGTGTGCTGGCTTCGGACCAGGGTCAGACATGTTTGAAAGCACCAGGATCATTGGAGAGAACATCTACAAAAAAGCCAAAGTAAGAGATTAATGTCACAATGTAAAGGCCCCACAGTGCATACATGTGATTATGATTGGAGCAGGAACCAATCAATTGCCATGGTCTTTTATGAATGAACTAATAGCCAATCAATTTCTGTAGGATTTGTTGTTGAGTATATCCTCTGACCCACAGATTGTGTACATTTTGAAGTATCATTAATAGTGTAATGTGTCTAATCTGCATATTGTCTACCCTTACACTAGTTTTGGATTGACAGCTGCTTGGAATGCTTTTAGGAGCTTTATGGGAATGCAAAGCAGGAACTGCGGGGATCGGTCCATGCTGCCCACCAGTGGGTCAACATGACGGACGTCACGGTGCAGATCAACTCTACACACACGGTGAGGTGGCAGCGGCACCAGCAGACAATAAAGTCTCATGTGGCAAACATGTGCGTTACAGTGTGTTACATATGGGCATTCATACACCGTTATGCCCACTATACCACCCTACACACTCACTATTTACAAGGGGGTGCTTGTTCATGGTTTTGAATGGCCTTAGGGCAGCCTTTACTTGTCTTAGTTATGCATGGTCAGATGAAAGACTGCACTTTGTGTCTAGCACAAAACAGTCCTTGTTACGTTGCATCCTTTATCCAAACCTAAATGTTAAAGCATGTCGTCTAGCTGTGGGCGGCTCCTCTGGCCATTAACACAGGATTCACTAATCAGTGGTAGTTGATATGAAGTGCTTACTTGTTCTTTGTTCCTGTCAGGCTAAAACGTGTAAACCAGCTCTCGGCCTCAGCTTTGCCGCGGGAACAACAGACGGTGGTGGTGACCTTAACTTCACCCAGGGTATATCTATATTCGACATCAGATCTTGGCCGTGATTCGATTTCAACACAAGTTCTTATTTGCTTACTTCAAAAAAGGAACATTTTTTGCTCTTGAACTGGGCTTAGTATTAATCTGGGAGAGAGTTCTGAAGTTGGATATATCTCTCTTATATAGCAGATCTGAGGATGAAGATCTGATAAATATTCCAGTTTAGAGTATAATCCAAGGAAAAAGAACATGGAACACAGTTTGTTTTTCGCTCAGGTGCTGTGGAGGGGGATCCATTTTGGGAAGGGGTCCGGGACGCCCTCTTAGGCGTTCCATCTAATGAGACACAGGACTGCCATGAGCCCAAACCTATTTTCTTCAACACTGGAGAGGTAAAAGCACTACAGCCGTAGATTTcccttaaaaaaaagtattctacCTTTACAAGAGGTTTAATGTGATTACCATAGGAATGGTTCTTGGCTTCATATAGCTGGCCTTTTGTATCACAGAACGAAATGAGCCTGCATAGATTTGATGGCAGGGCATGGGGCCAAATTAGTGGGAAGCCAAAAATGGCAGCCATTGTTTGAGTTTGTATGCAGTGGAGCCAAGTGTGCATGCAatgggtgtgtttgcatgcattcgCGCATCTTGTCTGTGGACTTGGTGAGTTGGTGTGGTGTACAGTGAAGTACAGTGAGGAGCAAAGCCATTGGAATATCTCATATTTTGGTTATGACACTATGACACTCTAACGTCGTAACCATGGTTACTCAAATCATGCCCTTCTGATGAACTTTCAAACGTTGCTCTCCCTACAATAAAGTTACCATGGTAAACAAGCTCGATATCTGTCCATCTGACCAATCGCTGGTGGAGACATATCTGCAGTGATAATAGAATCTGCTTCTTGTGCACTTAGATGAACTGGCCTCTGCCATGGCACCCACAGATTGTGGATGTCCAGATCCTCACCATAGGCTCTGTGGCTATTGTAGCCATCCCTGGAGAAGTAACGTGAGTTccccaatctctccctctctttctctctctcttttttttcacttctcACTTTCATTTGCCTactcatttcctctccctctccctctctctctctctctctctctctctctctctctgtctttctccctccctctcctctctctgttttctctccatATCTATGTGTTGATTTGTCAAGTTCTTCATATGCCACTGTCATATAACAGCACTGTCGTGTTTAGCTAACCTTTGTGTGCTAGTTCCCGAAGCAGAGGCTGAGTGTAGGGTAGAGCTCTGCCCTGGGGATGTTGGTTGGtcagtgtttgtacacagtgagctgtgagcatgtgtgggaGCTGACTCATGACTTTATTCATGTGTTACAGCACCATGTCCGGGAGGAGGTTAAGAGAAGCGGTCAAACAGGTGGGATAAGGGCTAGTCCTATTCAGTCCAGTGTGCCctgtccgcacacacacacacgtgcgcgcgcacagacgcacacacgcagacacacacgcctacGCACGcatacgcacgcgcacacgcacacacacacacacacacacacacacacacacacacacacatacacacacacacacacacacagaaacactcaaacacacacacaaacacacattcacatgcatacgTGCATACATGCACGTACAGTACTCGTGGTTGAAAtctcccccctacacacacacaaacacacacacacacacacacacacacacacacacacaatagttgTCAGAGCAAAGTGGTGTAATTGATGATCCTATGCGTGTCATTACAGTAATTCGAAAGTTGGAAAGAAGGCTGATTTTAACCacttgcacatgtgcatgattTTACTGGTCACAAGGGGGACTCTCTTGAATAATTTGATTAGGGGCCAGCAGAGCCACGGAACTCAGTAGAGTTTGCTCCAAAACAACAGTCATTTCATTTCTATTCTTTGCTTTTAGTTCTAAAGACGCCCTGAGCTGAGTGTAATTCTTTAAAGCAAAGCCTTTCAGAAAACACTCACTTTTGGCCTCGTGTTGGTTTTATTCGTCATAAACCAGGAGCTGGAGGCCAACGCGGGATTCTCAAACACTGACGTTATCATCGCTGGCTTATGCAACATCTACACTCATTACATCACAACCTATGAAGAGTATCAGGTATGTTTGTTGAGGCTTTGAGGATGACATTGCTTGTGCAAGTAGGCTTCCATATTTGCTGAACAGATTACTGTATGGATGGGCAACAGGATGCAGACCTCTTGGCCATGTCAATCAAACGAAGGGACAAGACACACCAGTAACATAGCTTTAAAAACTACAGCCAATGACTCAGTGGGGGGTGTGATTTCAAAAATgatttcatcacttcatcagTGTTTGTGGGAGAATGTGAAATATTTGTTTCTCTAAAAatgatacatacagtatatcaggGAGCTTCAAGTCACTGATTGAACAATCCCCCAAGGCAATTCTGCTCTGTAGGACCTGAAAGGAGCATCTTATAGAATCCATACATTCAAATGACAGAACATAGGCAGACtgggtctctcctctctcctctcccacagaTCCAGCGCTACGAGGGAGCGTCCACTATCTACGGCCCTCACACCCTTGGGGCCTATCTGCAGCTCTTCAGGGGTCTGGCCAAGGCCATAGCAGAGGTGAGGCTCCTTCCACAAATGGCCCTCCTGTTCCTTATACGGTTTTGTATTTTAGGCCCACTTCTGCGTGCCAGGGAATTTTAAAAACATGTCTTGGTATGCTAAGGGCAACTATTCATTTGCCCTGATGGAGATGCAATAGCTGTAACTAATATGGGCTTGGAAGTAGCATCCTTGCTGTGAAACAGCGGAATGTTTCGAGGGCTACAACTTCAATGTTGCTGTAAATGTGTGATAAAAGGTCCTGTTTAGTCGTATTCCCTATCATTGTATGCatcttgtttctttgttttaatCATTTTTCACCATTTACTATTTCCTTgtgccaaaaaaaacaaagtatcATATAACACACATTTACTTTTTACCTAATTATTTGAGTCAGCATCTTCATGACAACAAAAACCTCATCCTGAAGCCTTGAGAAATATGAACATTGATATGAGTGTAAACGCGGACATTATTCTCCTCACTGGCAGGGTAGAGAGTCTAAGCTGCCCAAGGGACCTGAGCCTCCGTTCTTTAGTGACAGCCAGCTCTTCTCCCTGCTGCCTGCACCGCCTGTGGACAGGAAGCCAGCCAACACCAGCTTCGGCGAAGTCCTGGAGCAAGTCTACCCCGTCTATAAAGTGGTGCGTGTGTCTCTTATCGACAGTCCGTGATAAACGTAATCAACCAGGTTGAAGGGTGTTACAGAGAGCTGGAATGTCATGTCAGCTGGAGGTATTTAGGAACCATGCCAAGatgaaagtacatttttacaGATCCTGGTGTTGTTTACTAATGCTTACATCAAGTGAATACTTAATGCAACTGTGGGCTGGATAACCATTCAACCTGTTGATGATAAAGCAAAGTCCTTTTTTGCCAAGTCATTTtgctttggtttgtttgtttattcaatGTATACATATTAAGATTCATAGATTGAATGTATACATATTGTGATTCATAGATTGAATGTATACATATTGAGATTCTTGGATTGAATGTATACATATTGAGATTCATAGATTG encodes:
- the asah2 gene encoding neutral ceramidase, with protein sequence MARKEVCCGLSALEVVLIVLFVGMTGVSVGLISVMATVWISETTQPEPTFGPTQAPPENHFLVGVGRADCTGPVGDVPLMGYATPDQTAGGLHFRLYSRAFIVDDGSKRVVFVTADIGMASQRLRLEVLKALQVKYGDLYRQDNVVLSGTHTHSGLGGYFQYTLFMISSKGYIKSSIQPIVNGIVKSIEKAHKSLRPGRIFLSRGELEDSSLNRSPHSYMNNPEEERRRYKSNTDKQVSMLKFTDMDGDGMGTLSWFAVHPVSMNYTNRMVSGDNMGYASYLFEQEKNINALPGEGSFVAAFASSNLGDVTPNIMGPYCLNTGEKCDYLNSSCPIGGTRMCAGFGPGSDMFESTRIIGENIYKKAKELYGNAKQELRGSVHAAHQWVNMTDVTVQINSTHTAKTCKPALGLSFAAGTTDGGGDLNFTQGAVEGDPFWEGVRDALLGVPSNETQDCHEPKPIFFNTGEMNWPLPWHPQIVDVQILTIGSVAIVAIPGEVTTMSGRRLREAVKQELEANAGFSNTDVIIAGLCNIYTHYITTYEEYQIQRYEGASTIYGPHTLGAYLQLFRGLAKAIAEGRESKLPKGPEPPFFSDSQLFSLLPAPPVDRKPANTSFGEVLEQVYPVYKVGEVASVTFVAGNPRNSGDMTDNTFITVERFHNSSSKWTIVHTDASWETRFHWVKGSGGQSNATVEWHIAPSAQTGTYRIRHFGHYKQIKIFKPIITAYEGMSDAFKVTRAMGYWS